From a region of the Corallococcus coralloides DSM 2259 genome:
- the ruvC gene encoding crossover junction endodeoxyribonuclease RuvC produces MRVLGVDPGSRFMGFGVVEEKKGKLVHLGHGVIKVVESAPLAERLKDLHAALSAALGRYQPEAVAVEGLFTHRNARSALVLGHARGVALLAAAQAGLPVHEYAPASVKKSVGASGAGGKDAVARMVRTLLGVDDATLERADASDALAVAVCHLNQFRVGMPRASAPGNGKRKGAASVLADRLSSAYQRPETRR; encoded by the coding sequence GTGCGGGTACTCGGCGTGGACCCTGGCAGCCGCTTCATGGGCTTCGGGGTCGTGGAGGAGAAGAAGGGCAAGCTCGTGCACCTGGGCCATGGCGTCATCAAGGTGGTGGAGTCCGCGCCCCTCGCTGAACGCCTGAAGGACCTGCACGCCGCCTTGAGCGCCGCGCTCGGGCGCTACCAGCCGGAGGCCGTGGCCGTGGAAGGCCTCTTCACCCACCGCAACGCCCGCAGCGCCCTGGTGCTGGGGCATGCGCGCGGCGTGGCGCTGCTCGCCGCGGCGCAGGCGGGCCTGCCCGTGCACGAGTACGCCCCCGCCAGCGTGAAGAAGTCCGTGGGGGCCAGCGGCGCGGGCGGCAAGGACGCCGTGGCGCGCATGGTGCGCACGCTGCTCGGCGTGGATGACGCGACACTGGAGCGCGCGGATGCCAGCGACGCGCTCGCCGTCGCGGTGTGCCACCTGAACCAGTTCCGCGTGGGCATGCCCCGCGCCAGCGCTCCCGGCAACGGCAAGCGCAAGGGGGCCGCGTCGGTGCTCGCGGACCGCCTGTCGTCCGCCTACCAGCGCCCGGAGACCCGCCGATGA
- the rtcR gene encoding RNA repair transcriptional activator RtcR, whose protein sequence is MAQKAKARRTVVIGMLGTTLDTGVGSQRWVRWRPTVSLCQQEDLLVHRLELLHPPHGTSLAAVIRDDIAQVSPETEVRLTSLPIRDPWNLEETYGALLDHVRASSFHPEEEDYLVHITTGTHIAQICMFLLVESRLIPGRLVQTSPGKGKDHGAVGTHAIIDLDLSNYDTLAARFRQQQREGLSFLKSGIDTRNAAFNRIIERIEQVAVQSRAPLLLTGPTGAGKSQLAKRIYALKKARNQVTGPFVDLNCATLRGDGAMSTLFGHVKGAFTGAVGDRPGLMRQANGGVLFLDEIGELGADEQAMLLRALEDKRFLPVGADKEAESDFQLIAGTNRDLQLDVAQGRFREDLLARINLWTFRLPALRERPEDIAPNLQYELDQASQTLGTRVTMSKEAQEHFLRFATSPEGRWSGNFRDLNAAVLRMSTLAAGGRMTRDVVDEELDRLRSQWRPAGAAMTSAGEDVLVEVMGAARAAELDRFDRVQLADVVTVCRSARSLSDAGRMLFAQSRAQKKSVNDADRLRKYLARFGLAWADVSGRDAE, encoded by the coding sequence ATGGCTCAAAAGGCGAAGGCACGGCGGACGGTCGTCATCGGGATGCTGGGGACGACACTGGACACGGGGGTGGGGTCGCAGCGCTGGGTGCGGTGGCGGCCCACGGTGTCGCTGTGTCAGCAGGAGGACCTGCTGGTGCACCGGCTGGAGCTGCTGCACCCGCCCCATGGGACGTCGCTGGCGGCGGTCATCCGGGACGACATCGCGCAGGTGTCGCCGGAGACGGAGGTGCGGCTCACGTCACTGCCCATCCGGGATCCGTGGAACCTGGAGGAGACGTACGGCGCGCTCCTGGACCACGTGCGCGCGAGCTCCTTCCATCCGGAGGAAGAGGACTACCTGGTGCACATCACCACGGGCACGCACATCGCGCAGATCTGCATGTTCCTCCTCGTGGAGAGCCGGCTGATTCCGGGCCGGTTGGTGCAGACGTCCCCGGGCAAGGGGAAGGACCACGGGGCGGTGGGCACGCACGCCATCATCGACCTGGACCTGTCGAACTACGACACGCTGGCGGCGCGCTTCCGGCAACAGCAACGCGAAGGCCTGTCATTCCTCAAGTCCGGCATCGACACGCGCAACGCCGCCTTCAACCGGATCATCGAGCGGATTGAACAGGTGGCGGTGCAGTCCCGAGCCCCCCTGCTGCTGACAGGCCCCACGGGCGCGGGCAAGTCACAGCTCGCGAAGCGCATCTACGCGCTGAAGAAGGCGCGCAACCAGGTGACGGGGCCGTTCGTGGATTTGAACTGCGCCACGCTGCGCGGTGACGGCGCCATGTCCACGCTCTTCGGCCACGTGAAGGGCGCGTTCACGGGCGCGGTGGGAGACAGGCCCGGACTGATGCGGCAGGCGAACGGCGGCGTGCTGTTCCTGGACGAGATTGGAGAGCTGGGCGCGGACGAACAGGCCATGTTGCTGCGAGCCCTGGAGGACAAGCGCTTCCTGCCGGTGGGCGCGGACAAGGAGGCGGAGAGCGACTTCCAGCTCATCGCGGGAACAAACCGCGACCTCCAGCTGGACGTGGCGCAGGGACGGTTTCGCGAGGACCTGCTCGCGCGCATCAACCTGTGGACGTTCCGGCTGCCCGCGCTGCGCGAGCGTCCGGAGGACATTGCCCCCAACCTGCAATACGAACTGGATCAGGCGTCGCAGACGCTGGGGACGCGGGTGACGATGAGCAAGGAGGCCCAGGAGCACTTCCTGCGCTTCGCCACGTCCCCTGAAGGCCGGTGGAGCGGCAACTTCCGGGACCTCAACGCGGCGGTGCTGCGCATGTCCACGCTCGCGGCCGGCGGGCGGATGACGCGCGACGTGGTGGACGAGGAGCTGGACCGCCTGCGTTCGCAGTGGCGACCCGCGGGCGCGGCGATGACGTCAGCGGGTGAGGACGTCCTGGTGGAGGTGATGGGCGCGGCACGGGCGGCGGAGCTGGACCGGTTCGACCGCGTGCAGCTCGCGGACGTGGTGACGGTGTGCCGCTCCGCGCGCTCGTTGTCGGACGCGGGCCGGATGTTGTTCGCGCAGTCACGCGCGCAGAAGAAGAGCGTCAACGACGCGGACCGCCTCCGAAAGTACCTGGCGCGCTTCGGGCTGGCGTGGGCCGACGTGAGTGGTCGCGACGCGGAGTGA
- the mutM gene encoding DNA-formamidopyrimidine glycosylase produces MAEVPEVEIIVRDLKQAVVGRRFVGAEVLMPAAVRFAAPPDFIQNLQGRKVLAAERRAKFMLLTLDDGQTLALHFMLWGELQLRPAGSERPPETLVVLTLEGNEELQLTDTLGYARVALGPTALLASQLKLEELGPEALDETFTPEVLAKQLRRRRSPLKTVLLNQRVLAGLGNRDADESLWVAGIDPRRLASSLSPAEIVRLHQGIRDVLEEGLRLRGTQRDLFGVQGQAKHRRNIFGKTGAPCPRCATPVSHLRIGGRNTHWCAHCQPADGASTEAPAQTSLL; encoded by the coding sequence GTGGCGGAAGTCCCTGAAGTCGAAATCATCGTCCGAGACCTGAAGCAGGCCGTCGTGGGCCGGCGCTTCGTGGGCGCGGAGGTGCTGATGCCCGCGGCGGTGCGCTTCGCCGCGCCGCCGGACTTCATCCAGAACCTCCAGGGCCGCAAGGTGCTCGCGGCGGAGCGGCGCGCGAAGTTCATGCTGCTCACGCTGGATGACGGGCAGACGCTCGCGCTGCATTTCATGCTCTGGGGGGAGTTGCAGCTGCGGCCCGCTGGAAGCGAACGGCCTCCCGAGACGCTCGTGGTCCTCACGCTGGAGGGGAACGAAGAGCTCCAGCTCACGGACACGCTGGGCTACGCGCGCGTGGCGCTGGGGCCCACGGCGCTGCTGGCCTCGCAGCTCAAGCTGGAGGAGCTGGGACCGGAGGCGCTCGATGAGACGTTCACTCCGGAGGTCCTGGCGAAGCAGCTTCGCCGCAGGCGCAGTCCGCTCAAGACGGTGCTCCTGAACCAGCGCGTGCTCGCGGGGCTGGGCAACCGCGACGCGGACGAGAGCCTGTGGGTCGCGGGCATCGACCCCCGGCGGCTGGCGTCGTCCCTGTCTCCCGCTGAAATCGTCCGGCTGCACCAGGGCATCCGCGACGTGCTGGAAGAAGGGCTGCGGCTGCGCGGCACGCAGCGCGACCTGTTCGGCGTGCAGGGGCAGGCGAAGCACCGGCGCAACATCTTCGGCAAGACGGGGGCGCCGTGTCCCCGCTGCGCCACGCCCGTGTCTCACCTGCGCATCGGCGGCCGCAACACGCACTGGTGTGCGCACTGCCAGCCCGCGGACGGCGCCTCGACGGAGGCCCCGGCGCAGACGTCACTGCTCTGA
- the rtcA gene encoding RNA 3'-terminal phosphate cyclase, which produces MVRIDGSQGEGGGQVLRTALALSLVTGTPFEMVNVRAGRAKPGLLRQHLTALKAAETVGAAEVTGAELGSKQLSFHPRALSAGNYHFAVGTAGSATLVLQTVLPALLHAEGASTLMLEGGTHNPAAPPFDFLEKAYLPLLRRMGPRVDVTLERPGYYPAGGGRFRVDIHPAKLQPLQLLERGRVLRTEAVAQVASIPFDVAKRELDTVAAVLKLRPDQQRPEELKRAYGPGNVLRVEVESEHVTEVFTGFGERGKRAETVAEEVAAKVKRYLDAGVPVGEHLCDQLLLLCALAKGGHFRTVALDSHSLTQRETMAHFLDVKVDVRELERDVHEVTVRA; this is translated from the coding sequence ATGGTTCGCATCGATGGTTCACAGGGGGAAGGGGGCGGCCAGGTGCTGCGCACGGCGCTGGCGTTGTCGCTGGTGACGGGCACGCCGTTCGAGATGGTCAACGTGCGCGCCGGCCGCGCCAAGCCGGGCCTCCTGCGCCAGCACCTCACCGCGCTCAAGGCCGCGGAGACCGTGGGCGCCGCTGAGGTGACGGGCGCGGAGTTGGGCTCCAAGCAGCTGTCCTTCCATCCGCGCGCGTTGTCCGCGGGCAACTACCACTTCGCGGTGGGCACGGCGGGCAGCGCGACGCTGGTGCTCCAGACGGTGCTGCCCGCGCTGCTGCACGCGGAAGGGGCCTCCACGCTGATGCTGGAGGGTGGGACGCACAACCCGGCGGCGCCGCCGTTCGACTTCCTGGAGAAGGCATATCTGCCGCTCTTGCGCCGCATGGGCCCGCGCGTGGACGTGACGCTGGAGCGGCCCGGCTACTATCCGGCGGGCGGCGGACGGTTCCGCGTGGACATCCATCCCGCGAAGCTCCAGCCACTCCAGTTGCTGGAGCGAGGCCGGGTGCTGCGCACGGAGGCCGTGGCCCAGGTGGCGTCCATCCCCTTCGACGTGGCGAAGCGCGAGCTGGACACCGTGGCCGCCGTGCTGAAGCTGCGGCCGGATCAGCAGCGGCCGGAAGAGCTCAAGCGCGCCTACGGTCCGGGCAACGTGCTGCGCGTCGAAGTGGAGAGCGAGCACGTGACGGAGGTCTTCACCGGCTTCGGCGAGCGCGGCAAGCGCGCGGAGACCGTGGCCGAGGAGGTCGCCGCGAAGGTGAAGCGCTACCTGGACGCGGGGGTGCCCGTGGGCGAGCACCTGTGTGATCAGCTCCTCTTGCTGTGCGCCCTGGCGAAGGGCGGTCACTTCCGCACGGTGGCGCTGGACAGCCATTCGCTCACGCAGCGCGAGACGATGGCGCACTTCCTCGACGTGAAGGTGGACGTGCGGGAGCTGGAGCGCGACGTCCATGAGGTGACGGTGCGCGCCTGA
- the ruvA gene encoding Holliday junction branch migration protein RuvA, translated as MIARLRGNVLEKGPEDAVVDVNGVGYRVNLSTVSLGKLPADGQPVDLRIRTVVREDAFELFGFLSPAEEELFQLLNTVSRVGPRMALGVMSGMEVGELIAALSRGETSRLAKIHGVGKKTAERLVLELKEKVRNLHSEGIAKGTTPRAPVTSGSKADLVSALLNLGYKQPQAEKAADVVIAQLGPDASFQALFREALKALRSSP; from the coding sequence ATGATCGCCCGGCTGCGTGGCAACGTGTTGGAGAAGGGCCCTGAAGACGCCGTCGTGGACGTGAACGGCGTGGGCTACCGCGTGAACCTGTCCACCGTCTCGCTGGGCAAGCTGCCCGCGGACGGCCAGCCGGTGGACCTGCGCATCCGCACCGTGGTGCGCGAGGACGCCTTCGAGCTCTTCGGCTTCCTCTCCCCGGCGGAGGAGGAGCTCTTCCAGCTGCTCAACACCGTGTCCCGCGTCGGTCCGCGCATGGCCCTGGGCGTGATGTCCGGCATGGAGGTGGGCGAGCTCATCGCGGCGCTGTCTCGCGGTGAGACGAGCCGGCTCGCGAAGATCCACGGCGTGGGCAAGAAGACCGCGGAGCGGCTCGTGCTGGAGCTCAAGGAGAAGGTGCGCAACCTCCACTCGGAGGGCATCGCGAAGGGCACCACCCCGCGCGCGCCCGTCACCTCCGGCAGCAAGGCGGACCTCGTCTCCGCGCTGCTCAACCTGGGCTACAAGCAGCCCCAGGCGGAGAAGGCCGCGGACGTCGTCATCGCGCAGCTGGGCCCGGACGCCTCCTTCCAGGCGCTCTTCCGCGAAGCCCTCAAGGCCCTGCGCTCCAGCCCGTGA
- a CDS encoding YebC/PmpR family DNA-binding transcriptional regulator, which translates to MSGHNRWSKLKRRNAVLGVAKGKLYSKAIKEMTVAARLGGGDPSSNARLRVAVALARESNIPRDTIERAIKKGTGELAGESYEEVTYEGYGPGGVALIIECLTDNRNRSASDVRNLLSNYGGNMGAEGAVGWMFHRKGVITVKPGPTEDQVMEQALDAGAEDVVDQGPDGFEVRTAPADLHAVGAKLEAAGLPLGEQKWTFVPQNTVKVEGDNAKRLLKLMDALDDNDDVQHVHANFEIDESLMESLST; encoded by the coding sequence ATGTCCGGTCATAACCGCTGGTCGAAACTCAAACGCCGGAATGCCGTCCTGGGCGTGGCCAAGGGCAAGCTCTACTCCAAGGCCATCAAGGAGATGACCGTCGCCGCGCGCCTGGGCGGCGGTGACCCGTCCAGCAACGCCCGCCTGCGCGTGGCCGTGGCCCTGGCGCGCGAGTCGAACATCCCGCGCGACACCATCGAGCGCGCCATCAAGAAGGGCACGGGCGAGCTGGCCGGCGAGTCCTACGAAGAGGTGACGTACGAGGGCTACGGCCCCGGCGGCGTCGCGCTCATCATCGAGTGCCTCACCGACAACCGGAACCGCTCCGCCAGCGACGTGCGCAATCTCCTGAGCAACTACGGCGGGAACATGGGCGCGGAGGGCGCCGTGGGCTGGATGTTCCACAGGAAGGGCGTCATCACCGTGAAGCCCGGCCCCACCGAGGACCAGGTGATGGAGCAGGCCCTGGACGCGGGCGCCGAGGACGTCGTGGACCAGGGGCCGGACGGCTTCGAGGTGCGCACCGCCCCGGCGGACCTGCACGCGGTGGGCGCGAAGCTGGAGGCCGCGGGCCTGCCCCTGGGCGAACAGAAGTGGACCTTCGTGCCGCAGAACACCGTGAAGGTGGAAGGCGACAACGCGAAGCGCCTGTTGAAGCTGATGGACGCGCTCGACGACAACGACGACGTGCAGCATGTGCACGCCAACTTCGAAATCGACGAGTCCCTGATGGAGTCGCTGTCCACGTAA
- a CDS encoding ELWxxDGT repeat protein, producing MAAWRGVPVVVLLLSGVIGVGCGAAEGEDVSAVDEVSAALDSAASGGPQPCGPSARSVGDVRRGAEGSAPETLVEVGGQVFYAANDGVSGLELWVTDGNATEARRVKDVRPGAYGSTPRFLTRMGGRLFFVADDGVHGPELWVSDGTAKGTVLVADIRRGARGSVPDGLTVVGSRLYFTADDGVRGRELWSTDGTAKGTQLTQEFAPGPSSLFLDDLTEWNGKLALVAYGNAVTLWVVEGSTGSSRALFRGPEQSVVFSLTPAGKDRLFFLVDLGFGEADLWVTRGQPLFTFPLRHFEGDYPSELTPLGNAVYFMAGAEGFFGEPGDLFHGGELWRSDGTLLGTRMVKDVRPGRHGSLPSGLTVLDGRLYFAADDGVHGRELWSSNGTAQGTVLVQDVEPGPAGSTPTAFAVVDGWLFFSATTAGRGREGWYSNGEPGRVDPMRDIAPAGLDANPRGFVRAGGSVFFIATEPGQGEEPWALPFLPAARCARLEP from the coding sequence ATGGCGGCGTGGCGTGGTGTTCCGGTCGTCGTGCTGCTGCTCTCCGGCGTCATCGGAGTGGGGTGCGGCGCGGCCGAAGGAGAAGACGTGTCGGCGGTGGATGAGGTGTCGGCGGCGCTGGACTCGGCGGCCTCCGGAGGCCCGCAGCCGTGTGGCCCGTCGGCGCGGTCCGTGGGGGACGTCCGGCGCGGCGCGGAGGGCTCGGCGCCGGAGACGCTGGTGGAGGTGGGCGGGCAGGTCTTCTACGCCGCGAATGACGGCGTGTCCGGGCTCGAGCTGTGGGTGACGGACGGGAACGCCACGGAAGCGCGCCGGGTAAAGGACGTGCGGCCCGGCGCGTACGGCAGCACGCCGCGCTTCCTCACGCGGATGGGCGGGCGGCTGTTCTTCGTCGCGGACGACGGCGTGCACGGGCCGGAGCTGTGGGTGTCGGACGGCACCGCGAAGGGCACGGTGCTGGTGGCGGACATCCGGCGCGGGGCGCGAGGCAGCGTGCCGGACGGGCTGACGGTGGTGGGCAGCCGGCTGTACTTCACCGCGGATGACGGCGTGCGCGGCCGTGAGCTGTGGAGCACGGACGGCACGGCGAAGGGCACGCAGCTCACGCAGGAGTTCGCGCCCGGGCCGAGCTCGCTCTTCCTGGACGACCTGACGGAGTGGAACGGGAAGCTGGCGCTGGTGGCGTACGGCAACGCGGTGACGCTGTGGGTGGTGGAGGGGAGCACCGGCAGCTCGCGGGCGCTCTTCCGTGGCCCGGAGCAGTCCGTCGTCTTCTCGCTGACGCCGGCGGGGAAGGACCGCCTCTTCTTCCTCGTGGACCTGGGCTTTGGCGAGGCGGACCTCTGGGTGACGCGGGGCCAGCCCCTCTTCACCTTCCCGCTCAGGCACTTCGAGGGGGACTACCCGTCGGAGCTCACGCCGCTGGGCAACGCCGTGTACTTCATGGCAGGCGCGGAGGGCTTCTTCGGCGAGCCCGGGGACCTGTTCCACGGCGGCGAGCTGTGGAGGAGCGACGGCACGCTCCTGGGCACCCGCATGGTGAAGGACGTGCGGCCGGGGCGCCACGGCTCGCTGCCCTCCGGGCTGACGGTGCTGGACGGGCGGCTGTACTTCGCGGCGGATGACGGCGTGCACGGCCGCGAGCTGTGGAGCTCCAACGGCACGGCGCAGGGCACGGTGCTGGTGCAGGACGTGGAGCCGGGCCCCGCGGGCAGCACCCCCACGGCCTTCGCGGTGGTGGACGGGTGGCTCTTCTTCTCCGCGACGACGGCCGGCCGGGGCCGCGAGGGCTGGTACTCCAACGGCGAACCGGGCCGCGTGGACCCGATGCGCGACATCGCGCCCGCGGGGCTGGACGCGAACCCCCGCGGGTTCGTGCGCGCGGGGGGCTCCGTCTTCTTCATCGCCACGGAGCCGGGGCAGGGGGAGGAACCCTGGGCGCTGCCCTTCCTCCCCGCGGCCCGCTGCGCCCGCCTGGAGCCCTGA
- a CDS encoding M24 family metallopeptidase yields the protein MNRWRAVLPALSLGCLVACATVPASAPTALKSSPVPPPSQERVLRESWLKERHGLLLDMMRRHGVAMWVVVNEEFHDDPLTAWVAPPLPYAGNRDVFVFVDAGDAGLQKVALTGYATEAVARFFEAPPVERKQTEALADLDARYHPRTIALAMDGRRGVTRSLTHDTYKWLVEALGPTAEARFMSAAPLIEEYLDTRLPGEFAPYRDLVVLTESLVKRALSNEVVVPGKTTVGDVRRWLYDALFEARVGTWFQPDLRVQRQGMKDGFSRGFLAVADEAVVIQRGDLLHVDFGVSALGLSTDWQKMAYVLKDGETDAPEGLKRALENTRTLQDALMLRASRPGRSSADVYDATMAEMNERGIEAKVYSHPLGAQGHALGASIDFRAASRSEAPRLLRKGSYLAVELNTVTPVPEWGGQKVAVMQEDPAYLTDEGWRFFVPRQDAFYLIH from the coding sequence ATGAACCGTTGGCGCGCAGTTCTGCCCGCCCTGAGCCTGGGCTGCCTGGTGGCCTGTGCCACCGTCCCCGCGAGTGCCCCCACCGCCCTCAAGAGCTCACCCGTCCCGCCGCCATCCCAGGAGCGGGTCCTGCGTGAGTCCTGGCTGAAGGAGCGGCACGGGCTGCTGCTGGACATGATGCGCCGGCACGGCGTGGCCATGTGGGTCGTGGTCAACGAGGAGTTCCACGATGATCCGCTGACGGCCTGGGTCGCGCCGCCGCTGCCGTACGCGGGCAACCGCGACGTGTTCGTCTTCGTGGACGCGGGCGACGCGGGGCTCCAGAAGGTCGCGTTGACGGGCTACGCCACGGAGGCGGTGGCGCGCTTCTTCGAGGCGCCCCCGGTGGAGCGCAAGCAGACGGAGGCGCTCGCGGACCTGGACGCGCGCTACCACCCGCGCACCATCGCGCTGGCCATGGACGGGCGGCGGGGCGTGACGCGCAGCCTGACGCACGACACCTACAAGTGGCTGGTGGAGGCGCTGGGCCCGACCGCGGAGGCGCGCTTCATGAGCGCGGCGCCGCTCATCGAGGAGTACCTGGACACGCGGCTGCCCGGCGAGTTCGCGCCCTACCGCGACCTGGTGGTGCTGACGGAGTCGCTGGTGAAGCGGGCGCTCTCCAATGAAGTCGTGGTGCCCGGCAAGACGACGGTGGGGGACGTGCGCCGCTGGCTCTACGACGCGCTCTTCGAGGCGCGCGTGGGCACGTGGTTCCAGCCGGACCTGCGCGTGCAGCGGCAGGGCATGAAGGACGGCTTCTCCCGAGGCTTCCTCGCGGTCGCGGACGAGGCGGTGGTCATCCAGCGCGGCGACCTGCTGCACGTGGATTTCGGCGTCTCGGCGCTGGGGCTGAGCACGGACTGGCAGAAGATGGCGTACGTGCTGAAGGACGGAGAGACAGACGCGCCAGAGGGGCTGAAGCGCGCGCTGGAGAACACGCGGACGCTGCAGGACGCGCTGATGCTGCGGGCGTCGCGGCCGGGGCGCTCGTCGGCGGACGTCTACGACGCGACGATGGCGGAGATGAACGAGCGGGGCATCGAGGCCAAGGTCTACAGCCATCCGCTGGGCGCGCAGGGCCATGCGCTGGGCGCCTCCATCGACTTCCGCGCGGCGTCGCGCTCGGAGGCACCCAGACTGTTGCGCAAAGGCTCGTACCTCGCCGTCGAGCTCAACACCGTCACGCCCGTGCCAGAGTGGGGTGGGCAGAAGGTGGCGGTGATGCAGGAAGATCCGGCGTACCTGACGGACGAAGGCTGGCGGTTCTTCGTGCCGCGCCAGGACGCCTTCTATCTCATCCACTGA
- a CDS encoding RtcB family protein, translating to MDRMNANYEVMSDEAGRPIKAWTVGVPFEDEAKKQLRNLRGLPFIHKWVAVMPDVHRGYGATVGSVVPTVGAVVPAAVGVDIGCGMIAVRTTLRADQLPDSLRGVRSAIEAAVPHGRTDNGGRNDRGAWKDSPATHTSAWARLAEGYAQIVAKHPRIGRGPELAHLGTLGTGNHFIELCVDESDGVWLMLHSGSRGVGNRIGSHFIELAKQDMERFFIHLPDADLAYLPEGTEHFDDYVFAVSWAQDFAAMNRELMLHSAVEALKASGELPAFELSESAVNCHHNYISREHHFGKNCFVTRKGAVRAREGDMGIIPGSMGARSYIVRGKGNADAFHSCSHGAGRVMSREAAKKRFTLEDHAKATAGVECRKDVDVIDETPAAYKPIDAVMAAQADLVEVVHTLKQVVCVKG from the coding sequence ATGGACCGCATGAACGCGAACTACGAGGTGATGTCGGACGAAGCGGGTCGCCCCATCAAGGCGTGGACGGTGGGGGTGCCGTTCGAGGACGAGGCGAAGAAGCAGCTTCGCAACCTCCGCGGCCTGCCCTTCATCCACAAGTGGGTCGCCGTGATGCCGGACGTGCACCGCGGTTACGGCGCGACGGTCGGGAGCGTGGTGCCCACGGTGGGCGCGGTGGTGCCGGCGGCGGTGGGCGTGGACATCGGTTGCGGGATGATCGCCGTGCGTACGACGCTGCGCGCGGATCAGCTGCCGGACTCGCTGCGCGGGGTCCGCTCGGCCATCGAGGCGGCGGTGCCGCACGGCCGTACGGACAACGGCGGCCGGAATGACCGTGGCGCGTGGAAGGACTCGCCCGCGACGCATACCTCCGCGTGGGCCCGCCTGGCGGAAGGGTACGCCCAGATTGTCGCGAAGCATCCTCGCATCGGCCGTGGGCCGGAGCTGGCGCACCTGGGAACGCTGGGAACGGGTAACCACTTCATCGAGCTGTGCGTCGATGAGTCGGACGGCGTGTGGCTGATGCTGCACTCGGGGTCGCGCGGCGTGGGTAACCGCATCGGAAGCCACTTCATCGAGCTGGCGAAGCAGGACATGGAGCGCTTCTTCATCCACCTGCCGGACGCGGACCTGGCGTACCTGCCGGAGGGGACGGAGCACTTCGATGACTACGTCTTCGCGGTGAGCTGGGCGCAGGACTTCGCGGCGATGAACCGCGAGCTCATGCTGCACTCGGCGGTGGAGGCCCTGAAGGCGAGCGGTGAGCTGCCTGCGTTCGAGCTGTCCGAGTCCGCGGTGAACTGCCACCACAACTACATCTCGCGCGAGCACCACTTCGGAAAGAACTGCTTCGTGACCCGCAAGGGCGCGGTGCGGGCGCGTGAAGGCGACATGGGAATCATCCCCGGCAGCATGGGGGCCCGTTCCTACATCGTCCGCGGGAAGGGGAACGCGGATGCCTTCCACTCGTGCAGCCACGGCGCGGGCCGGGTGATGTCGCGCGAAGCGGCGAAGAAGCGCTTCACGCTGGAAGACCACGCGAAGGCGACCGCGGGCGTGGAGTGCCGCAAGGACGTGGACGTGATTGACGAGACGCCGGCCGCGTACAAGCCCATTGACGCCGTGATGGCCGCGCAGGCGGACCTGGTGGAGGTCGTCCACACGCTGAAGCAGGTGGTGTGCGTGAAGGGATAG
- a CDS encoding response regulator, giving the protein MVAYLHAAPPPETSTPAGGRDALDLSGGAGGWVLLVGEAARPAVAEALVREGFEPVHVDGARAALERLGVEAGGTLPDAAPTDSKADLPRLVIIDADLPDGDGFSLCGVLRADPKSADLPVLLVAKCAEEFHRDLAAGVGADEYLVEPVDARDVAVLARLKAGRRGEEGVYDAHTATLPLVALMRALLSGVRSGRVVLSEDSGALFFRHGLVVDAAFHGERGSLACRRLLCFGAGAYTVTFGPELQRGSFSMDRAFLCDQVVPGLERFEQLRVKGLPLAARLTVDFNRLSQELPSLPEDVEQVVRLFDGRRTVRAMLLECRFPEALAYEAATRLFMLGVLVPAILVEERERARESAGPPRLFEPVLTPESGAEPGPDAS; this is encoded by the coding sequence ATGGTTGCCTACCTGCACGCCGCACCGCCTCCAGAAACCTCCACGCCCGCGGGCGGTCGAGACGCACTCGACCTGTCGGGTGGGGCCGGGGGCTGGGTGCTGCTCGTGGGGGAGGCGGCGCGGCCCGCGGTGGCGGAGGCGCTCGTCCGCGAAGGCTTCGAGCCCGTGCACGTGGACGGGGCCCGCGCGGCGCTGGAGCGGCTGGGCGTGGAGGCGGGCGGGACGCTGCCGGACGCGGCGCCCACGGACTCGAAGGCGGACCTGCCCCGGCTGGTCATCATCGACGCGGACCTGCCGGACGGCGACGGCTTCAGCCTCTGCGGCGTGCTCCGCGCGGACCCGAAGTCCGCGGACCTGCCCGTGCTGCTGGTGGCGAAGTGCGCGGAGGAGTTCCACCGCGACCTCGCCGCGGGCGTGGGCGCGGACGAGTACCTGGTGGAGCCGGTGGACGCGCGCGACGTGGCGGTGCTCGCCCGTCTCAAGGCGGGACGGCGCGGCGAGGAGGGCGTCTACGACGCGCACACCGCGACGCTGCCGCTCGTGGCGCTGATGCGCGCGCTCCTGTCCGGCGTGCGCTCGGGGCGGGTGGTGCTGTCGGAGGACTCAGGTGCGCTCTTCTTCCGCCATGGCCTGGTGGTGGACGCGGCCTTCCACGGCGAGCGCGGCAGCCTCGCGTGCCGGCGCCTCTTGTGCTTCGGCGCGGGCGCGTACACGGTGACGTTCGGCCCGGAGCTGCAGCGGGGCAGCTTCTCCATGGACCGCGCGTTCCTGTGCGACCAGGTGGTGCCCGGCCTGGAGCGCTTCGAACAGCTGCGCGTCAAGGGCCTGCCCCTGGCGGCGCGGCTCACGGTGGACTTCAACCGCCTCTCACAGGAGCTGCCCTCGCTGCCGGAGGACGTGGAGCAGGTGGTGCGCCTGTTCGACGGGCGGCGCACCGTGCGCGCGATGCTCCTGGAGTGCCGCTTCCCGGAGGCCCTGGCCTACGAGGCGGCGACCCGCCTGTTCATGCTGGGCGTGCTGGTGCCCGCCATCCTGGTGGAGGAGCGCGAGCGCGCCCGGGAGTCCGCGGGACCGCCCCGCCTCTTCGAGCCCGTCCTGACTCCCGAATCCGGGGCGGAGCCCGGGCCGGACGCGTCGTGA